In Quercus robur chromosome 11, dhQueRobu3.1, whole genome shotgun sequence, the sequence GGGTGCTTTAGTATGTGTCTAGTGCATTAGTGCCCTGGTCACTAGATACTAATACGTTAGAATTCATACACGTATTTAGTGCACTGTATTTAGTATATTAATGCACTTGACACAAGTCGtgtccattttattttattcgaCAAGAAACTTTACAAATTAAACTGATCTATCCAAAGAggattaaagaaaaaagttgaGCAAAAATTGACCCTTACCATTAGTTAAATATAGCAatagatttcttttttataaaaacaaaaaagttggAGAGATTCAGCGTTAGGGTGCTTTATTTGGGTTAAGTATGTGTTTAGTACATCAGTACATTATTTGGATACGTTAAGATTCAGACACGTGTTTAGCGCATTAATACACAAGACACCAGCTGCGTGGTGTCGAGAGGTAAAAGGCAAAAACCTTTGAGAGGAATATCAAGAACTTGGTAGGGCTGAAGATCAGTAGCACTAGTCATCCCATTGAGGTTCAGCAAAATAGGCGTTGTAGTCCCAAACTCCGTAGCAATCTGATCCACCGAGCTCCCAGGTTGCACCACGTGTGCATAATGAACGACCTTAACACCCTCCACTTCATCACAGCTACAAGGCAGTGGGATCCGCAGCACTTGCCCGACCGAAATATTGTTCGCATCGGGTATATTATTAAACTCAGCGATTTCCTGGTACGTTACCAATCTTGAGAAAATCTCGGCAGCGATATGGAACAGCCCGTCGTCTTTTTTCACCGTGTACACGGGGGCTCTGTCGCTGACACCTGTCCCGTTTTCGCAGCGGCAAGTGAAGGGGATTTTGATCCTCTGCTGCGCTTGTAGGGTCTCGTTTGGTGAGGTGAAGTTGGGAAAGCCGTTGGCTCCTAAGAGGTCGTGGAATCTCATGATTTGGAAGAGGGATTGGATGGTGGAGAGGACGGTTGTGTTTGGGGACACGTAGTCAACCAGAGAGTTACACGTGGACTTTGCGGTGGTGGTGTTGCACGTGAAAGCCGTTGATGTGGTGGCTAGAGTGATGAACAAGAGTACACCCACCAACACTTTAGCATAACTCATCACTccttagctctctctctctctctctagctttgAGGTTTGTTTGTGATGTGTGACAGTGTGAGGAACATAGATAAGgttttaagaagaagaagaagaaattttcGGGTATAAGGTACTGACTATTGGGGAGAGTGGAGAAGAATGAATGAATGGGAAGACTTTTTTGACAGTGAGTGGAGACTTGGAATGGGAAACTTGGAAGTGGGAAGTTGGAATGGAATCACAATGTTTCTTTGGTTAAGTGATTTTTAGggattgtttgtttgtgttgtttaaacaatacaaAGCTAATTTTCACGACACTTTTTCTCTCgcacatattttcacaatacttaaaCATCGTTATTAGAACAATATTATCAAACGGACTCCTAGTATCGTTgtttaaatattgtaaaaatacatgtagattaaaaaatgttatagaaacATGTGTTGCAgtgtttaaatactaaaaatggTTTTAAACAAGCCCATCTTTCAAActgtcttttgttttgtttatggttttttgtTGAGGACAAGCATGGCCTAAATGTGAACTCaattatttcaattctttttatgtttttttacttttttttagagctAATTTTTTAGACAACTCTTCTTTTGTtgttgggtaatttttttttttttttctctttatatatagatttttgtttttgagaa encodes:
- the LOC126704619 gene encoding lysM domain-containing GPI-anchored protein 2 isoform X2 yields the protein MSYAKVLVGVLLFITLATTSTAFTCNTTTAKSTCNSLVDYVSPNTTVLSTIQSLFQIMRFHDLLGANGFPNFTSPNETLQAQQRIKIPFTCRCENGTGVSDRAPVYTVKKDDGLFHIAAEIFSRLVTYQEIAEFNNIPDANNISVGQVLRIPLPCSCDEVEGVKVVHYAHVVQPGSSVDQIATEFGTTTPILLNLNGMTSATDLQPYQVLDIPLKACNSSVNSSSLDYPLLVANGTYVYTANDCVNCKCSSANNYILQCEASVLKPSSKTWSTCPAMHCNGTSSLYLGNVTTSTNCNQTFCAYSGFTNKDIFTTLATESTCPAGGPTGSPTSSPGSDASKTGMQGFRWNFLFISIQLIFLCFTLS